The window ATCCCAATTGCCAGTGTTCCTCTTCGTACTGTTTCAATAGCATATTCAACTTGGTATAGTCTACCATCTGGAGAAAAGACCGTAATTGCTCTATCATAACCTGCTGCAGCTGGTAGCATTTCAAAATTCATCCTTTGAAGGTTTAATTTAAGTTTATACAACTTGAGATCATGCATTTTGAGATCTCATTCCATGGTCACAAAAATGTAAGATCATTGCATCCAAAATCAATCGAGATAACAACCGAGGAGAATCTTACAGTAAATGGTGATTGCATAGTAGGAGTAAAAGCTTCATGCGGTTGTCTTGGAATCCCAGACAAGATCAAAGAATCATTGAAAAAAGATCAGACAAAAGTAACATGTACTATACAGGTCAATGATTTTTCATTCAAGATAACAGGTAGCGGTAGTGAAAAGCTCACACTTACAAATCCTCATGACATAGTGATAAGAAAAAGTAATTTCACATGCCCCCGAACATTGTCAATTGGTTGCAATGTTGCATCAGATTCAATACCAAGAGAGATGATCGATTTACTTCAAGATCCCAATACTAAGGGGATCTTCAGAATAGAAGTAGAATAAAAAATCACTTTTGCAAAAGCAGTTGGCCATTATTTTCAAACACTTTTGCCATTGC of the Candidatus Nitrosotalea sinensis genome contains:
- a CDS encoding DUF371 domain-containing protein produces the protein MHFEISFHGHKNVRSLHPKSIEITTEENLTVNGDCIVGVKASCGCLGIPDKIKESLKKDQTKVTCTIQVNDFSFKITGSGSEKLTLTNPHDIVIRKSNFTCPRTLSIGCNVASDSIPREMIDLLQDPNTKGIFRIEVE